A DNA window from Bacillus andreraoultii contains the following coding sequences:
- a CDS encoding sialidase family protein — protein sequence MKKFIIRVAAIIVISLTIGLFFYQRSPKLVPDRELGNNQTQTEVKTILQGNNVTDNIGYSLQDQQLQITYDQGKHWTVVPVELESLFAGEYNGNKKDLIDKSYILTDTRAGFIYGEGSSWENESIYFMYSEDQGKTWHKSIVAEQYLGVRFRKVDFLSDSFGYIILSGGRTMSQEGSNVFLTYDGGENWQETENYDVTRLIADGGFVDEKTGFLSYGVLNPVEPDFYYTNDAGDTWGKAEIHVPSQYHEIFVQAEVPIKEGDHLALFINQGPNGDYKGGKVKGKFISSDNGQTWEFVEEMAIDEQDIQ from the coding sequence TTGAAAAAATTCATTATTCGTGTTGCTGCCATTATCGTGATTAGTTTAACAATTGGTCTATTTTTCTATCAGCGCTCACCGAAACTTGTGCCGGATAGAGAACTGGGGAATAATCAGACACAAACTGAAGTTAAAACAATACTACAAGGAAATAATGTGACGGATAACATTGGATATTCTTTACAAGATCAACAATTACAAATTACTTATGATCAGGGGAAACATTGGACGGTGGTCCCTGTTGAATTAGAGTCTTTATTTGCAGGAGAATATAATGGAAATAAAAAAGACTTAATCGATAAAAGCTATATTTTAACCGATACCCGGGCTGGGTTTATATATGGGGAGGGAAGTAGTTGGGAAAATGAATCCATCTATTTTATGTATTCAGAAGACCAAGGGAAAACTTGGCATAAATCTATTGTTGCGGAACAGTACCTTGGTGTTCGCTTTCGAAAAGTTGATTTTTTGAGTGATTCTTTCGGTTATATTATATTATCTGGTGGTCGAACGATGTCCCAGGAAGGATCAAATGTTTTTCTTACATATGATGGTGGGGAAAATTGGCAAGAAACAGAAAATTACGATGTAACGCGCTTAATTGCCGATGGTGGCTTCGTTGATGAAAAAACGGGTTTTTTATCTTATGGTGTTCTTAATCCTGTAGAACCGGATTTTTATTACACAAACGATGCTGGTGATACGTGGGGGAAGGCTGAGATCCATGTTCCATCACAGTACCATGAAATATTTGTACAAGCCGAAGTACCAATAAAAGAGGGTGACCATCTAGCTTTGTTTATTAATCAAGGACCGAATGGTGATTATAAAGGTGGAAAAGTGAAAGGAAAGTTTATTTCATCTGATAACGGCCAGACATGGGAATTTGTAGAGGAGATGGCAATTGATGAACAGGACATACAGTAA